Sequence from the Methanobrevibacter arboriphilus genome:
ATCAATTTTAGCTACTGAAAACTCATCTCTTTCCTTATATTTATAGCCTCTAAGTTTAGTATAAGCTTCAAATGCAAGTCTTGGTTTAACATCAAATTCCTTTTGAAACTTATTATAAACATTTATAAATCTTTCAATTGAGTTGTCTTTTTGAATTTTATCAGATTTAATAGTTACAAAGATTGTAACTTCTCCTAGATCAACTGCATAATAAGCATCATCATCCATAATGCCTGAAACAGTCATAGCTATCAAATGAGATTCAAGTAAATCAGCATCAAATACATCGGTAGTGAACTGACCAATACTATATTTTTCACCAATTTTTTTAACATCAAAAGACTCTTTGATTAAATTTTCAGGGAAGTTTACCTCTTCATTATCCCATGCCCAATGCCACTTATTATTTTCGTTGGATAAGGTCCCAATTATCTGTACTGGAAATTCTAAATCATCTCCAAAAGATATAACTCCATCATCAATATTTAAATTCCCAATAGTATCTCCAATAATTTCACCAAAGCATTCTTGCTTATCTAAAGCTATTGCCCCATATTTTGTGAATATTGTTTGGAATGAATCTGAATCCTCTATTTTTATTGCCTTTTCTTTCATAGTTTATATTGATATACATTAGTATATATAATTTAATGTTTAATGTTGATTAAATAGAATATAAATAATTAAAAATTGTTAGTTAAAAAATTAATTTCTGGAATTAATTTCTAGAATTATTATTTGCAAAATATATCATAGCTTTAGACATAAACTGGGCCAATCCTTTATGATAATTATCAAAAAACACTATAAAGTCTTCATGTTCACAGTAAAGATTTGCTAACTCAATATATGATTCTTTATTTGTTGGATTCAAAGTCCCAACTAATTTAAAATGCTTAAATATTAATTTTTGAACTTTTTTTGAATTATATTCATTTTTATCCATAGAGTTGGCTATATCTTGAATTAGGTTGTTTAAGTTAGATTGATAATTTTCCCATTCAGCAGGGCTCATCTTTTTAAGCTTTTTATCAGCCTTTTTAAATGAACGCTTACCATATCTATTGATCGTATCTTTTTTATACCTATTTTTATTATTTTCACTCATTCCATCAAAAAGATCTTTATCAGAAACCATTAAAACCCCTCTTAAACTCTAAAAAACAAAGAAATTTAGATAAAAATTTAAATAAAAAGCTTAAATAACAAACTTAAAAACATGAATATTACTAAGTTTATTATTACCACTGTTATTTTAAGTATTACTATTGATATTACTATAAATATTACTATTAATATTATTATTAATATTATTATTGATATTATTATTATAAAATAAATTATTAAATTAGTTATAAACTAATATAATATTAAATATAATATTAATATAATAAATATAATCTAGTTTATATATAAATTAAATTATATATAAATTAATTTATATCTTATATAGAATCAGTTTATAAAATTAGGTTCTAAAATTAACTTATAAAATTAATTTATAAAATTAATTAAAATAGTATAATTTAATTAAAATAGTTAATAAACTTTAAATTTTAAGGATGGGGTGAATTTATGAAAATTATGGCATTTTCAGGAAGTCCAAATAAGGAAGGTAGTACAAATACAATAATTAAAAAAATACTAAACACAGCAGATGAAAATAATCACGAAACTGCATTAGTATCTTTAAACAGTTTAAATATAAATCCTTGTCAAGCTTGTGGATATTGCAAAGAAAATGAATCATGTGATTTAGATGATGATATAAATAAAATTCATAAAGAAATGGAGGATGCAGATTATATTATTGTTGGATCTCCAATTTATTTTGGTGAAGTTACAGCACAAACTAAACTATTCACAGATAGATTTTATAGTATATATAATAATGAAAATAGAAATGTTGATGGGAAAAAAGTTATTTTAATATACACTCAAGGAAATCCTGATACTAAAGTTTATGAAGAATATATAAAAAATCAAAAAGCATTTTTATACGATTTTATGAATTTTAATGTTGTAAATACATTAATAGCTGCAGGAATTCATTCAAAAGAAGATTTAAACCAGAAAAATGAAGTACTTAAAGAAGCTGGAAACATTGCAATGAGAATTGCTTAAAATTAAAATAAAGATTACTTAAAATTAAAATTAAATTGCTTAAAAAGCAAATAAGAACTAATAATACATGAGAATTTTTTAAATATATGATTTTAAATCATAAATTGCAGGTCCATGGATCACTTTTCCATTAAAACTAAATCTTGACCCAAATTTAGGACATTCCCATGATTTTTCAGCTGTATTCCAGACAAGAGTACAACCACTATGAGTAGATCTTGATTCAACCCCATAAAAATTAGAATCAATGTCTTTATAAATTGCTACTGAATGATTTCCAATATTAACAATTTTTGCTTCTTCAAAATCTAATTCTAACAAATACTTAGATAAACACTGAGATTCCTCATCATTTAACTCATAAGTATCAGAATTTTCAATTTTAGATCCTCTATCCAACCTATTTAAACATTCCTCAATATCTTTATGGCCTTCTTTATCCTTAAATCTTTGAGGATCAAAAATATTAATATAATCATCTATTCTTAAATTTTCTTTTCCTTCATTAAGTTTTATTCTCTTTTTACCAAGTTTATTTAATATTAATTGAGAAATAACATTAGCTGATATAGTTCCAGTAGTCATTCCCCAACTTCCAAATCCTGTAGCTATATAAACACCATTATGTGAAGTTTCACCAATTATAGGAACCTCATCTACAGCTCTATTGTCTTGGTTAGACCAAAAATATTCAATATCGGTTGTATCGAAAATTTCTTCAATATAATTACTTAAGTTTTTATAACACTCCCAAGTATCTTCAACCTCACCAATATCATGATGTTCACCACCAACAATAACCATTTCTCCCTTATCAGTATTAGTTGATCTATAAGAATGAAATGGGTTAATATCTACAAACATACCAGAATCTTTATTTTTATTAGTATAAACTCCCATTATATATGACTTATTTTGATGCATAAAATTACAGACAGAATCTGGATCATATATAGGAGAATTAGTAGCTACAACTACAAAATTAGCTAAAATATTTCCATTTTCAGTATGAATCAATTTTAAATCATTATAATTACCATTAGAAATCTTTTTCAAATCAGAATCATAGAATAAATCCTTTGGAGCATCTTCAATACTAAAAACTCGTGTTTTCTCAAAAACAAAAGAACCATTACCATCAATAGAATCAGCTAAAAAATTTAAGTATTTTTTTGGATGAAATTCACCTTGATTATCATGTAATATCCCCAATCCTTTATGAGGGTATGGTAACTCATCAGTAAGTTTTGCATGAACTCCAAGCTCTTCTAATGAATCATACTCATCTTTAATTAAATGAAAAGAATTTTCATCAGAAGAATATAAACACAAAGGAGAAACTCTATAATCACAATCAATATTAAATTCATTGACAATATTACTAATAGTATTAAAAGCATCAAAATTTGCCATATAAAATTTTAAAGCAAAGTCTTTTCCAAATTTAGATAAAAGATTACTATAAATTAAACCAGATGTAATAGTGATTTTAGCTGTTGTTCCAGCAGTAACATCACCAACAATACGATTAGATTCAATTAAAGCAACATTGAATCCTTATTTTTTAAGAATAAACCCTGTTGTTATTCCAGCTATTCCACCACCAATAATAGCAACATCAACTTTTACCTCTTCTTTAAGAGAAGAATAGTTTTTCATTTCTGTACTGTCTAACCAGTAAGAGATGTGTTTTCCATTAAACAAAATACCATTTCCTTCTTATTTTTATTTAAAACATATATTTTAAATACCTAAAAAGATAATTCAGAAATCCTTTTCATTGCTTTTTTAGTGTTTTCTAAAGAATTAAATGCAGTAAGCCTTAAATAACCTTCTCCACTAGAACCAAAACCAGCACCAGGAGTTCCAACCACATTTGCTTCATTAAGAAGAAGATCAAAAAAGTCCCAAGAATCCATATCATTAGGAGTTTTAACCCAAATATAAGGAGAATTTACACCACCATAAACACTTAAACCTATATTAGCTAAGCTTTCTCGAATTATTTTTGAATTGTTCATATAATACTCAATATTATCCATTATTTCTTTTTTTCCTTCTTCTGTGAAAGTAGCTTCAGCAGCTTTTTGAACAGGATAAGAAACACCATTAAATTTTGTAGTTTGTCTCCTATTCCAAAGTTCATTAACAGATTGTAAGTTACCATAGCTATCTACAGCTTTAAGCTCTTTTGGAACAATAGTATATGCACATCTAGTTCCAGTGAAACCTGCAGTTTTTGAAAAACTTCTAAATTCAATAGCTACCTCTTTAGCTCCATCTATTTCATAAATACTATGAGGAACATCATCTTCAGTTATAAATTTCTCATAAGCTGCATCAAATAATATTATAGATTCATTTTCTTTTGCATATTCTACAAATTTAGCTAATTGTTCTTTATTAAGTGTAGTCCCAGTAGGATTATTTGGGAAGCAGAGATAAATTATATCTACCTTTTCTTTAGGTAATTCTGGTACAAAATCATTTTCTTGAATACAAGGCAAATAAACTAATCCTTCATACATACCATTATCCTTAATATGACCAGTTCGACCAGCCATTACATTGGTATCTACATAAACTGGATAAACAGGATCAGTTACAGCAATTTTATTATTTAAATCGAATATTTCTTGAATATTACCAGTATCACACTTTGATCCATCACTAATAAAGACTTCATCTAACTCTAAATTAACGCCTAATGGCTCAAAATCATTTTTTATAATTGTTTCAATTAAAAAAGGATAACCTTGCTCAGGGCCATAACCCATAAATGTTTTTTCATCACCCATCTCAACAACAGCTTTTTTAAAAGCATTTAAAACAGCTGGTGTTAAAGGTTTTGTTACATCTCCAATTCCCATACGAATTATATCAACTTCGGGGTTATTTTTCTGAAATTCATCAATTCTTCTTGCAATTTCAATGAATAAATAGCTATTTTGTAATAAAAGATAATTTTCATTAATTTTTACGCTCATAAATTGTCCACCATTATAAAATATAATTGATTAAATATTTTACTAATAAAGACCTGCTAATAAATATATTCAAATAAAGATCTGCTAATAAAGATCTATGAATAAAGACCTACTAAAGACCTAAAAATAAAGGCCTGCTAATAGAGATCTAAAATAAAGACCTATTTTGTAAATAAAATCAAATGATTACTTATAATATTTATTTAAAAAATTATAATCATTATTTAAAGAATATTACTAATAAATAAAGAGTATTATTAATAAATAAAGATGTATTATAATATAGAGAATAATATTATAACAAATAGAGAATAATAACTATTTATAAAAAGTATTTAATAAATTTTTTTATAAAAAATCTAAAAAGACAATTTTAATAAAAAATAATAGTATTAAAAAATTTAGTATTAATCAAAAACACTTTTATTAATTTTTAAATAAACCAAAAATATAAGGAAAGTAACAACTATAAATAAAAATTAACTGAAAAAAATTAAAAAATAAAGATTAAAATAAGAATAATAAAAATATATAATAAAAATATAGTTAAGATAAGAATTAAATATATTAAGTATCTATATTAAGTATCATTATAAATAAATATATAAAATTAAGTATATTAAATTAATAAATATTGAAAAAAGTTATATTTTTAATTTAGTTTATATTCATTTTAATTGTATATTTGTATAAAAAATTTTATAATGAAACATAAAAAATCTAAATCGATGATGAACATGAATCCAATAACATTCCCAATAATTACTACAATAATTGTAATTGGAGCAATAGCTATTATATTAGTTAAACTACTGTATAAAGATAAAAAAACTTCAGATTTATCAGATGATCTACCACCAATTGTAAATAAACATTGGAAAGATCCATTCACAGAAAATAATCTTGAAGAAGAAGAAGAATCGAATGAATATAGTTTTGTGAGTAAGTCTTGGGAAGAACCAATGCAAGAAAAAAAAGAATTGAAAAATGGAGTAGCAAGTAAAATATTTCAAGAACCTATGCATATAAAACATCAAGATATTATAAGTAATGATTATTATCAAAACCATGAACAAGATATAGAAAGTTCTTTAAATCAGAATATTGATTTAGAAGAAGAAAGTTTATATAATTTAAATACTCCTGAAAACTTAAACACTGAAACAAATGAAATTGAAAATAATGAAAATATTGATCTAGAAGAAAATGAGGATGGAAGCTTTAGGATGATTAAAAAAGAACCAGATTTAGTAAATTATGATACTATAACTCCACATAAAACCCCTGAAGAACATCCTGTCAAAAATGATTTAAATATTGATAATCAATACAATAATGATTATATAGATTATAATAATTATAATGATGAGAAGTATAAGAATTATAGTGACTATAATGATGAAAAAGAATATGAAAAAGAATATGAAAAGTATAATAATCATAATAACTTAAAATACTCAGATTCTCATAATGATGATGAAAAATCTTCATATACTGAAGGGTTGTTTGATATGGGTGAAAAAATACTTATTGGTGGAAACTATTATGATATAAAAGTTGGAGATGAAAT
This genomic interval carries:
- a CDS encoding DUF6882 domain-containing protein is translated as MKEKAIKIEDSDSFQTIFTKYGAIALDKQECFGEIIGDTIGNLNIDDGVISFGDDLEFPVQIIGTLSNENNKWHWAWDNEEVNFPENLIKESFDVKKIGEKYSIGQFTTDVFDADLLESHLIAMTVSGIMDDDAYYAVDLGEVTIFVTIKSDKIQKDNSIERFINVYNKFQKEFDVKPRLAFEAYTKLRGYKYKERDEFSVAKIDESRVIVGFSERGNVTHIQTMLE
- a CDS encoding TipAS antibiotic-recognition domain-containing protein, with the translated sequence MVSDKDLFDGMSENNKNRYKKDTINRYGKRSFKKADKKLKKMSPAEWENYQSNLNNLIQDIANSMDKNEYNSKKVQKLIFKHFKLVGTLNPTNKESYIELANLYCEHEDFIVFFDNYHKGLAQFMSKAMIYFANNNSRN
- a CDS encoding flavodoxin family protein, with amino-acid sequence MKIMAFSGSPNKEGSTNTIIKKILNTADENNHETALVSLNSLNINPCQACGYCKENESCDLDDDINKIHKEMEDADYIIVGSPIYFGEVTAQTKLFTDRFYSIYNNENRNVDGKKVILIYTQGNPDTKVYEEYIKNQKAFLYDFMNFNVVNTLIAAGIHSKEDLNQKNEVLKEAGNIAMRIA
- a CDS encoding FAD-dependent oxidoreductase, which gives rise to MESNRIVGDVTAGTTAKITITSGLIYSNLLSKFGKDFALKFYMANFDAFNTISNIVNEFNIDCDYRVSPLCLYSSDENSFHLIKDEYDSLEELGVHAKLTDELPYPHKGLGILHDNQGEFHPKKYLNFLADSIDGNGSFVFEKTRVFSIEDAPKDLFYDSDLKKISNGNYNDLKLIHTENGNILANFVVVATNSPIYDPDSVCNFMHQNKSYIMGVYTNKNKDSGMFVDINPFHSYRSTNTDKGEMVIVGGEHHDIGEVEDTWECYKNLSNYIEEIFDTTDIEYFWSNQDNRAVDEVPIIGETSHNGVYIATGFGSWGMTTGTISANVISQLILNKLGKKRIKLNEGKENLRIDDYINIFDPQRFKDKEGHKDIEECLNRLDRGSKIENSDTYELNDEESQCLSKYLLELDFEEAKIVNIGNHSVAIYKDIDSNFYGVESRSTHSGCTLVWNTAEKSWECPKFGSRFSFNGKVIHGPAIYDLKSYI
- a CDS encoding LL-diaminopimelate aminotransferase codes for the protein MSVKINENYLLLQNSYLFIEIARRIDEFQKNNPEVDIIRMGIGDVTKPLTPAVLNAFKKAVVEMGDEKTFMGYGPEQGYPFLIETIIKNDFEPLGVNLELDEVFISDGSKCDTGNIQEIFDLNNKIAVTDPVYPVYVDTNVMAGRTGHIKDNGMYEGLVYLPCIQENDFVPELPKEKVDIIYLCFPNNPTGTTLNKEQLAKFVEYAKENESIILFDAAYEKFITEDDVPHSIYEIDGAKEVAIEFRSFSKTAGFTGTRCAYTIVPKELKAVDSYGNLQSVNELWNRRQTTKFNGVSYPVQKAAEATFTEEGKKEIMDNIEYYMNNSKIIRESLANIGLSVYGGVNSPYIWVKTPNDMDSWDFFDLLLNEANVVGTPGAGFGSSGEGYLRLTAFNSLENTKKAMKRISELSF